The Mytilus trossulus isolate FHL-02 chromosome 13, PNRI_Mtr1.1.1.hap1, whole genome shotgun sequence genome has a segment encoding these proteins:
- the LOC134693939 gene encoding innexin unc-9-like isoform X3 codes for MNSLDTSDRMLDSVLGSFATYARLKGRYDDDWIDRLNHLYTTIIFIIFTIVVSTKQYVGEPIHCWCPAEFKESMVDYTNNVCWISNTYYVHIDKDIPKYNHARYESEITYYQWVPMILLFQALLFKVPCIMWRILTASAGVNLDKIVTLAAETQYISPDDRERTIKHIVRYMDRWLENAREYRSGCFIRLRQTISKYCCIVCGKRYGNYLVTIYMFIKLLYMSNAIGQLFILNEFLGTNYNAYGLEVLSHLASGEEWDESARFPRVTLCDFKIRKLATLQQYTVQCVLPINLFNEKIFIFIWFWLVFVSVLSSANFLVWCYTMIFRQHRIRYLKKFLRINECYKSELDKKMAVKFAEQYLRQDGIFVLRLVGKNANDVLVSEIVLHLWNHYRNKPLFKHANQVSDDNSNV; via the coding sequence GCTTGACAGTGTCCTCGGGAGCTTCGCCACATATGCAAGGTTAAAAGGTCGTTACGATGACGACTGGATCGATAGGTTAAATCATTTATACACGACtataattttcatcatttttaccATTGTTGTTAGTACGAAGCAGTATGTTGGCGAGCCAATCCACTGCTGGTGTCCGGCTGAATTCAAGGAGTCTATGGTTGACTACACTAACAATGTATGTTGGATATCCAATACATACTACGTCCATATTGACAAGGATATTCCGAAGTACAATCACGCGAGATATGAAAGCGAGATTACATACTACCAGTGGGTTCCGATGATCTTGTTGTTTCAAgccttgttatttaaggtcCCCTGTATTATGTGGAGAATTTTAACAGCATCAGCCGGAGTCAATTTGGATAAAATAGTCACACTTGCAGCGGAAACACAGTATATTTCTCCAGATGATagagaacgaactataaaacaCATAGTACGTTACATGGACAGATGGTTGGAAAATGCTCGTGAATATAGATCCGGATGTTTTATACGCTTGCGtcaaactatttcaaaataCTGTTGTATAGTATGTGGAAAACGTTATGGAAATTATCTGGTCaccatatatatgtttataaagtTACTATACATGTCGAATGCTATTGGACAGTTATTCATTTTGAATGAATTTCTAGGGACAAATTACAACGCATATGGACTTGAAGTATTAAGCCATCTGGCCAGTGGCGAGGAGTGGGACGAATCAGCAAGGTTCCCAAGGGTGACACTATGTGATTTTAAAATTCGTAAACTTGCTACACTCCAACAGTACACAGTACAATGTGTACTACCTATAAATCTTTTTAATGAgaagattttcatatttatctgGTTCTGGCTTGTTTTTGTGTCTGTTTTAAGTTCGGCGAATTTCTTAGTATGGTGTTATACTATGATTTTTAGACAACACCGAATtcgttatttgaaaaaatttctCAGGATTAATGAATGTTACAAATCAGAATTAGACAAGAAAATGGCCGTCAAATTCGCTGAGCAGTATTTGCGACAAgatggtatttttgttttgagactTGTAGGTAAAAACGCTAATGATGTTTTAGTGTCAGAGATAGTGTTGCATCTATGGAACCATTATAGAAACAAACCATTATTTAAACATGCTAATCAGGTCAGCGATGACAATAGTAATGTCTGA
- the LOC134693939 gene encoding innexin unc-9-like isoform X1 — MICFLFRKKFAYKPIPKDEMMLDSVLGSFATYARLKGRYDDDWIDRLNHLYTTIIFIIFTIVVSTKQYVGEPIHCWCPAEFKESMVDYTNNVCWISNTYYVHIDKDIPKYNHARYESEITYYQWVPMILLFQALLFKVPCIMWRILTASAGVNLDKIVTLAAETQYISPDDRERTIKHIVRYMDRWLENAREYRSGCFIRLRQTISKYCCIVCGKRYGNYLVTIYMFIKLLYMSNAIGQLFILNEFLGTNYNAYGLEVLSHLASGEEWDESARFPRVTLCDFKIRKLATLQQYTVQCVLPINLFNEKIFIFIWFWLVFVSVLSSANFLVWCYTMIFRQHRIRYLKKFLRINECYKSELDKKMAVKFAEQYLRQDGIFVLRLVGKNANDVLVSEIVLHLWNHYRNKPLFKHANQVSDDNSNV, encoded by the coding sequence GCTTGACAGTGTCCTCGGGAGCTTCGCCACATATGCAAGGTTAAAAGGTCGTTACGATGACGACTGGATCGATAGGTTAAATCATTTATACACGACtataattttcatcatttttaccATTGTTGTTAGTACGAAGCAGTATGTTGGCGAGCCAATCCACTGCTGGTGTCCGGCTGAATTCAAGGAGTCTATGGTTGACTACACTAACAATGTATGTTGGATATCCAATACATACTACGTCCATATTGACAAGGATATTCCGAAGTACAATCACGCGAGATATGAAAGCGAGATTACATACTACCAGTGGGTTCCGATGATCTTGTTGTTTCAAgccttgttatttaaggtcCCCTGTATTATGTGGAGAATTTTAACAGCATCAGCCGGAGTCAATTTGGATAAAATAGTCACACTTGCAGCGGAAACACAGTATATTTCTCCAGATGATagagaacgaactataaaacaCATAGTACGTTACATGGACAGATGGTTGGAAAATGCTCGTGAATATAGATCCGGATGTTTTATACGCTTGCGtcaaactatttcaaaataCTGTTGTATAGTATGTGGAAAACGTTATGGAAATTATCTGGTCaccatatatatgtttataaagtTACTATACATGTCGAATGCTATTGGACAGTTATTCATTTTGAATGAATTTCTAGGGACAAATTACAACGCATATGGACTTGAAGTATTAAGCCATCTGGCCAGTGGCGAGGAGTGGGACGAATCAGCAAGGTTCCCAAGGGTGACACTATGTGATTTTAAAATTCGTAAACTTGCTACACTCCAACAGTACACAGTACAATGTGTACTACCTATAAATCTTTTTAATGAgaagattttcatatttatctgGTTCTGGCTTGTTTTTGTGTCTGTTTTAAGTTCGGCGAATTTCTTAGTATGGTGTTATACTATGATTTTTAGACAACACCGAATtcgttatttgaaaaaatttctCAGGATTAATGAATGTTACAAATCAGAATTAGACAAGAAAATGGCCGTCAAATTCGCTGAGCAGTATTTGCGACAAgatggtatttttgttttgagactTGTAGGTAAAAACGCTAATGATGTTTTAGTGTCAGAGATAGTGTTGCATCTATGGAACCATTATAGAAACAAACCATTATTTAAACATGCTAATCAGGTCAGCGATGACAATAGTAATGTCTGA
- the LOC134693939 gene encoding innexin unc-9-like isoform X4, whose translation MHSSLGRLDSVLGSFATYARLKGRYDDDWIDRLNHLYTTIIFIIFTIVVSTKQYVGEPIHCWCPAEFKESMVDYTNNVCWISNTYYVHIDKDIPKYNHARYESEITYYQWVPMILLFQALLFKVPCIMWRILTASAGVNLDKIVTLAAETQYISPDDRERTIKHIVRYMDRWLENAREYRSGCFIRLRQTISKYCCIVCGKRYGNYLVTIYMFIKLLYMSNAIGQLFILNEFLGTNYNAYGLEVLSHLASGEEWDESARFPRVTLCDFKIRKLATLQQYTVQCVLPINLFNEKIFIFIWFWLVFVSVLSSANFLVWCYTMIFRQHRIRYLKKFLRINECYKSELDKKMAVKFAEQYLRQDGIFVLRLVGKNANDVLVSEIVLHLWNHYRNKPLFKHANQVSDDNSNV comes from the coding sequence GCTTGACAGTGTCCTCGGGAGCTTCGCCACATATGCAAGGTTAAAAGGTCGTTACGATGACGACTGGATCGATAGGTTAAATCATTTATACACGACtataattttcatcatttttaccATTGTTGTTAGTACGAAGCAGTATGTTGGCGAGCCAATCCACTGCTGGTGTCCGGCTGAATTCAAGGAGTCTATGGTTGACTACACTAACAATGTATGTTGGATATCCAATACATACTACGTCCATATTGACAAGGATATTCCGAAGTACAATCACGCGAGATATGAAAGCGAGATTACATACTACCAGTGGGTTCCGATGATCTTGTTGTTTCAAgccttgttatttaaggtcCCCTGTATTATGTGGAGAATTTTAACAGCATCAGCCGGAGTCAATTTGGATAAAATAGTCACACTTGCAGCGGAAACACAGTATATTTCTCCAGATGATagagaacgaactataaaacaCATAGTACGTTACATGGACAGATGGTTGGAAAATGCTCGTGAATATAGATCCGGATGTTTTATACGCTTGCGtcaaactatttcaaaataCTGTTGTATAGTATGTGGAAAACGTTATGGAAATTATCTGGTCaccatatatatgtttataaagtTACTATACATGTCGAATGCTATTGGACAGTTATTCATTTTGAATGAATTTCTAGGGACAAATTACAACGCATATGGACTTGAAGTATTAAGCCATCTGGCCAGTGGCGAGGAGTGGGACGAATCAGCAAGGTTCCCAAGGGTGACACTATGTGATTTTAAAATTCGTAAACTTGCTACACTCCAACAGTACACAGTACAATGTGTACTACCTATAAATCTTTTTAATGAgaagattttcatatttatctgGTTCTGGCTTGTTTTTGTGTCTGTTTTAAGTTCGGCGAATTTCTTAGTATGGTGTTATACTATGATTTTTAGACAACACCGAATtcgttatttgaaaaaatttctCAGGATTAATGAATGTTACAAATCAGAATTAGACAAGAAAATGGCCGTCAAATTCGCTGAGCAGTATTTGCGACAAgatggtatttttgttttgagactTGTAGGTAAAAACGCTAATGATGTTTTAGTGTCAGAGATAGTGTTGCATCTATGGAACCATTATAGAAACAAACCATTATTTAAACATGCTAATCAGGTCAGCGATGACAATAGTAATGTCTGA
- the LOC134693939 gene encoding innexin unc-9-like isoform X2 yields the protein MVHSFHHHHGLLDSVLGSFATYARLKGRYDDDWIDRLNHLYTTIIFIIFTIVVSTKQYVGEPIHCWCPAEFKESMVDYTNNVCWISNTYYVHIDKDIPKYNHARYESEITYYQWVPMILLFQALLFKVPCIMWRILTASAGVNLDKIVTLAAETQYISPDDRERTIKHIVRYMDRWLENAREYRSGCFIRLRQTISKYCCIVCGKRYGNYLVTIYMFIKLLYMSNAIGQLFILNEFLGTNYNAYGLEVLSHLASGEEWDESARFPRVTLCDFKIRKLATLQQYTVQCVLPINLFNEKIFIFIWFWLVFVSVLSSANFLVWCYTMIFRQHRIRYLKKFLRINECYKSELDKKMAVKFAEQYLRQDGIFVLRLVGKNANDVLVSEIVLHLWNHYRNKPLFKHANQVSDDNSNV from the coding sequence GCTTGACAGTGTCCTCGGGAGCTTCGCCACATATGCAAGGTTAAAAGGTCGTTACGATGACGACTGGATCGATAGGTTAAATCATTTATACACGACtataattttcatcatttttaccATTGTTGTTAGTACGAAGCAGTATGTTGGCGAGCCAATCCACTGCTGGTGTCCGGCTGAATTCAAGGAGTCTATGGTTGACTACACTAACAATGTATGTTGGATATCCAATACATACTACGTCCATATTGACAAGGATATTCCGAAGTACAATCACGCGAGATATGAAAGCGAGATTACATACTACCAGTGGGTTCCGATGATCTTGTTGTTTCAAgccttgttatttaaggtcCCCTGTATTATGTGGAGAATTTTAACAGCATCAGCCGGAGTCAATTTGGATAAAATAGTCACACTTGCAGCGGAAACACAGTATATTTCTCCAGATGATagagaacgaactataaaacaCATAGTACGTTACATGGACAGATGGTTGGAAAATGCTCGTGAATATAGATCCGGATGTTTTATACGCTTGCGtcaaactatttcaaaataCTGTTGTATAGTATGTGGAAAACGTTATGGAAATTATCTGGTCaccatatatatgtttataaagtTACTATACATGTCGAATGCTATTGGACAGTTATTCATTTTGAATGAATTTCTAGGGACAAATTACAACGCATATGGACTTGAAGTATTAAGCCATCTGGCCAGTGGCGAGGAGTGGGACGAATCAGCAAGGTTCCCAAGGGTGACACTATGTGATTTTAAAATTCGTAAACTTGCTACACTCCAACAGTACACAGTACAATGTGTACTACCTATAAATCTTTTTAATGAgaagattttcatatttatctgGTTCTGGCTTGTTTTTGTGTCTGTTTTAAGTTCGGCGAATTTCTTAGTATGGTGTTATACTATGATTTTTAGACAACACCGAATtcgttatttgaaaaaatttctCAGGATTAATGAATGTTACAAATCAGAATTAGACAAGAAAATGGCCGTCAAATTCGCTGAGCAGTATTTGCGACAAgatggtatttttgttttgagactTGTAGGTAAAAACGCTAATGATGTTTTAGTGTCAGAGATAGTGTTGCATCTATGGAACCATTATAGAAACAAACCATTATTTAAACATGCTAATCAGGTCAGCGATGACAATAGTAATGTCTGA